The following are encoded together in the Planctomycetaceae bacterium genome:
- a CDS encoding PQQ-binding-like beta-propeller repeat protein has translation MLCLVATSPARAGDPPLPPVEGVPDQWLKVDVVWKDTWEDTLAANPLDQWQKELAADPATAGAASRIESLRSIELLKAMIARFPARKDMHAAAYQQIANGYANLGCKARRNYYLLKIVREFSDRKDLAAAAYRDLIQLPFNSPVTAPSVLEWRFALDEILAQAQGGAIATDAPAVANACTELQRLAVAAMDYNELPHVLGRIETAAQKNPAALEAAGDFLAALGHYRAAAERYKKANSAALANLEKQNLLPRPQPLGLLRSFDLETRWQSFARSDGRLDLKNITPADMNACLLAAAKSGAVQQIDPARAASFWTVVTRELTQATPESLQALRREQQLAAGTIGPLEADELVALWRRYPLAPQIHPTLLEAAEDALRAGRPHWAAAAYDDVLRFCADEQLRREARAGLWLALSACGDAESLTTAAAAVPDDAPLPWRGAIAPAAKIKTELLKSIAPSKPVVLTALAVRRLSLTQQWLTPPGAESLPELALHRPWPVAAVWAYQGDLMAASPGRLGRFDAQGAPSVMMSSGGIEAGSPMDLDANMPMPPIRGDGAPWTEYHRWPIATTCQRGRVNGRDILCRFWDPAVPEMITGIDAASGRTLWATTGREEWGQLRPLSQPCVADGLVFVLAMQAHPEDAEMSVVCLDLGDGTIRWKRTIGWQGAAATVLARGARAISVYQGSVYCVTSSGLAARLDVRDGTLDWVSRYDGALPQARPAPQFSREGSSPLVAGDKVLAAPRDHSGVIAFDRRSGKIVWETFGAASDRILGAGSGKIIGINAHWLAALDIATGRQTWCRRFDESTACQGVLAGTDAVVLTGRRLERISLAAGSFVEHRELGPSNAVDTTMLPDGTLVEIHAPDIWTAPPGPAVPASPVRLGMKKVWSLALRNFQIVTAADRPHLGDSVCLWSGRRVGLLRVRPSVGLAWQRVLDQQPALVEHVGERIYCVQDRSVACLDAATGNTRWTVRLPFVPSRVDGDEHLLLAAAARGGWEPWLAAIDPAAGKLLWSRSLGESLRFNCDQGIAQVFLRHKGNETAIEVVMPAAMADETGWLPAAASIDAATGRLKEVTRICPGAASMPPMAAADAALGYVAREAGKPSQVRLGALPGRPAPAKPWTRQVNPDVNWMYPGQFSLEGRPGGIYVRQLGLLMHYDTAAGREVHYALPDDQLPAPPPPPPTPPRKGKQARPDPPAPPAAPQPPRGVHAILDFQNVGTTTVVVSAWRGQCNTRQGRYKRYWNYDAVPLRIYMDVFDLASGRHIARQELAGAQCVQFGRSWTDPNPARILDGAIIVGDSAGVHVFAP, from the coding sequence ATGCTTTGCCTCGTCGCCACCTCGCCAGCACGCGCCGGCGACCCGCCGCTGCCGCCGGTCGAGGGCGTGCCGGATCAGTGGCTCAAGGTTGATGTCGTCTGGAAAGACACATGGGAAGACACGCTGGCAGCAAACCCGCTCGATCAATGGCAGAAGGAACTGGCTGCCGACCCCGCCACGGCGGGCGCGGCGTCGCGAATCGAGTCGCTGCGGTCGATCGAACTGCTCAAGGCCATGATCGCGAGGTTCCCCGCCCGCAAGGACATGCATGCCGCGGCGTATCAACAGATCGCCAACGGCTACGCCAACCTTGGCTGCAAGGCGCGGCGGAACTACTACCTGCTCAAGATCGTGCGGGAGTTCTCCGATCGCAAGGACCTGGCCGCGGCCGCATATCGCGACCTGATCCAGTTGCCCTTCAACTCGCCGGTGACGGCGCCCTCAGTGCTGGAGTGGCGGTTCGCGCTGGACGAGATCCTCGCGCAGGCCCAGGGCGGAGCGATCGCCACCGACGCCCCGGCCGTCGCCAACGCGTGTACCGAGCTTCAGCGACTGGCCGTAGCGGCGATGGACTACAACGAACTGCCCCACGTGCTGGGCAGGATCGAGACCGCCGCACAAAAGAACCCTGCCGCGCTGGAGGCGGCCGGCGACTTCCTGGCGGCGCTGGGGCACTACCGGGCCGCGGCCGAGCGATATAAGAAAGCAAACTCCGCCGCCCTGGCGAATCTGGAAAAGCAGAATCTGCTGCCCAGGCCCCAGCCGCTGGGTCTGCTGCGAAGTTTCGACCTCGAGACGCGCTGGCAGAGTTTCGCCCGCAGCGACGGCAGGCTCGACCTCAAGAACATCACGCCGGCGGACATGAACGCGTGCCTGTTGGCCGCTGCCAAGAGTGGCGCCGTTCAACAGATCGATCCCGCCCGGGCCGCGTCCTTCTGGACAGTCGTCACGCGGGAGTTGACCCAGGCGACCCCCGAGTCGCTCCAGGCGCTGCGCCGGGAGCAGCAGCTTGCCGCCGGAACCATCGGCCCCCTCGAAGCCGATGAACTTGTGGCCCTTTGGCGCAGGTATCCCCTGGCCCCGCAGATACACCCGACGCTGCTGGAGGCCGCCGAGGACGCCCTGCGAGCGGGGCGCCCGCACTGGGCTGCCGCGGCATACGATGACGTGCTGCGGTTCTGCGCCGATGAGCAACTCCGCAGAGAGGCCCGCGCGGGCCTGTGGCTGGCTCTGAGCGCCTGTGGCGACGCCGAAAGCCTGACCACTGCCGCGGCGGCCGTGCCCGACGACGCCCCGCTGCCCTGGCGCGGCGCCATCGCCCCAGCGGCAAAGATCAAGACCGAACTGCTCAAATCCATCGCGCCGAGCAAGCCCGTCGTCCTTACAGCCCTGGCGGTGCGGCGCCTCTCTCTGACGCAACAGTGGCTCACGCCGCCCGGCGCCGAGAGCTTGCCCGAACTGGCGTTGCATCGTCCCTGGCCGGTGGCGGCAGTCTGGGCGTATCAGGGCGACCTGATGGCCGCCAGCCCCGGACGACTGGGGCGATTCGATGCCCAAGGCGCCCCTTCGGTGATGATGAGCAGCGGCGGGATCGAAGCCGGAAGCCCGATGGACCTCGATGCCAACATGCCCATGCCGCCCATCCGCGGCGACGGTGCGCCCTGGACCGAGTACCACCGCTGGCCAATCGCCACGACATGCCAGCGCGGGCGCGTGAACGGACGCGACATCCTCTGCCGCTTCTGGGACCCCGCCGTGCCGGAAATGATCACCGGCATCGATGCTGCCAGCGGCCGCACGCTCTGGGCCACCACAGGCCGCGAGGAATGGGGGCAACTTCGCCCGTTGAGCCAACCGTGCGTAGCCGACGGCCTGGTATTCGTTCTGGCGATGCAAGCCCATCCCGAAGACGCCGAGATGAGCGTGGTGTGCCTGGACCTGGGCGACGGCACGATTCGCTGGAAAAGGACCATCGGCTGGCAGGGCGCCGCCGCAACGGTCCTGGCCCGCGGCGCGCGAGCCATCAGTGTGTACCAGGGCAGCGTCTACTGCGTGACCAGCAGCGGTCTGGCCGCGCGGCTGGACGTTCGCGACGGGACGCTCGACTGGGTCAGCCGCTATGACGGCGCACTGCCACAGGCTCGCCCGGCGCCGCAATTCTCGCGCGAGGGCAGCAGCCCGCTGGTGGCCGGCGATAAGGTGCTGGCCGCCCCGCGCGACCATAGCGGCGTCATCGCCTTCGACCGCCGCAGCGGCAAGATCGTATGGGAAACTTTTGGTGCCGCGTCCGATCGCATCCTCGGCGCCGGGAGCGGAAAGATCATCGGCATCAATGCCCACTGGCTGGCGGCGCTGGATATCGCCACCGGCCGCCAGACATGGTGCCGACGTTTTGATGAATCGACCGCCTGCCAGGGTGTGCTCGCAGGGACTGACGCGGTGGTGCTGACCGGGCGGCGGCTTGAACGCATCTCGCTCGCGGCCGGCTCGTTCGTCGAGCATCGCGAGTTGGGCCCCTCCAATGCCGTCGACACGACGATGCTGCCGGACGGGACGCTCGTCGAGATTCACGCCCCCGATATATGGACAGCCCCGCCGGGCCCGGCCGTGCCCGCCTCGCCCGTGCGCCTGGGCATGAAGAAAGTCTGGTCGCTGGCACTGAGGAACTTCCAGATCGTCACGGCCGCCGACCGGCCGCACCTGGGCGACTCAGTGTGCCTGTGGTCGGGGCGGCGCGTCGGCCTGCTGCGTGTGCGGCCGTCAGTTGGCTTGGCGTGGCAGCGCGTGCTGGATCAGCAACCGGCGCTGGTCGAGCACGTCGGCGAGCGAATCTACTGCGTGCAAGACCGCAGCGTGGCGTGCCTGGACGCGGCCACCGGCAATACGCGATGGACGGTCCGCCTGCCGTTTGTGCCCTCGCGCGTCGACGGCGACGAGCACCTGCTGTTGGCCGCGGCCGCTCGCGGCGGATGGGAACCATGGCTGGCGGCGATTGACCCGGCAGCCGGCAAGCTGCTCTGGAGCCGCTCGCTGGGCGAGTCGCTGCGGTTCAACTGCGACCAGGGCATCGCCCAGGTGTTCCTGCGCCACAAAGGAAACGAGACCGCCATCGAGGTCGTCATGCCCGCCGCGATGGCCGACGAGACCGGCTGGCTGCCCGCGGCCGCCAGCATCGACGCGGCCACGGGGCGTCTCAAAGAAGTAACGCGAATATGCCCCGGCGCTGCGTCTATGCCGCCGATGGCCGCAGCCGATGCGGCTTTGGGCTACGTGGCCCGCGAGGCGGGCAAGCCCTCGCAAGTGCGACTGGGCGCACTGCCGGGCAGGCCTGCCCCGGCCAAACCGTGGACCCGCCAGGTCAACCCCGACGTCAACTGGATGTACCCCGGTCAGTTTTCCCTCGAAGGCCGCCCCGGCGGAATCTATGTACGCCAACTCGGGCTGCTGATGCACTACGACACGGCCGCCGGCCGCGAGGTACACTACGCCTTGCCCGACGACCAGTTGCCCGCGCCGCCCCCGCCGCCGCCTACCCCGCCCCGCAAGGGCAAGCAGGCCCGGCCCGATCCGCCCGCGCCGCCGGCCGCACCCCAGCCGCCGCGCGGCGTGCATGCCATCCTCGACTTCCAGAATGTCGGGACAACAACAGTCGTCGTCTCGGCGTGGCGCGGGCAATGCAACACCCGCCAAGGCCGCTACAAGCGGTACTGGAACTACGACGCCGTCCCGCTCAGAATATATATGGATGTCTTCGACCTCGCGAGCGGCCGCCACATCGCCCGACAGGAACTCGCCGGCGCCCAGTGCGTGCAGTTTGGCCGTTCATGGACCGACCCCAACCCCGCCCGCATCCTCGACGGCGCGATTATCGTGGGCGACAGCGCCGGCGTACACGTCTTCGCCCCCTAA
- a CDS encoding Gfo/Idh/MocA family oxidoreductase — protein sequence MSTRPLTFAIVGAGTRGEFFADWIARRPDVGRVVAVADPAPARRELVAARCGVAPDMQFKSWADLLAQPRLADVLINATMDRDHGPVCLQALPQGYHMLLEKPMATTPAECVEVDRLARVYGCIVAVCHSLRYIPVWKKVKAMLDEGAIGRLISFDQTEGVGPEHFAHSYVRGNWNSRRCGTFMLMAKNCHDIDQLAWMAARPCRRVSSFGELSLFTPANCPPGAPAYCVQNCPHEKTCLYSAIRIYGPNPLPYRWEQAKMPADGAARMDLLKTSPYGRCVWRCDNEMVDHQVVAMEFDGGLTGTFTMTAYAKMERRLFLSGTAGTIRAQLETGRIELYNFAADRQEEMVVSQDGAEDHSGGDAQVIATLAAAVAAGDASLVRSSTSETLATHKIVFAAEQSRLEGRVVSI from the coding sequence ATGAGCACAAGACCATTAACATTCGCCATCGTCGGGGCGGGCACGCGCGGGGAGTTCTTTGCGGACTGGATCGCGCGGCGGCCGGACGTCGGGCGCGTCGTGGCGGTGGCCGACCCGGCGCCCGCTCGGCGCGAGCTGGTGGCCGCCCGCTGCGGCGTCGCACCGGACATGCAGTTCAAGTCGTGGGCGGATCTGCTGGCCCAGCCACGGCTGGCCGACGTGCTGATCAACGCCACGATGGACCGCGACCACGGGCCGGTGTGCCTGCAAGCCCTGCCGCAGGGCTACCACATGCTGCTGGAAAAACCGATGGCCACGACGCCGGCCGAGTGCGTCGAGGTCGACCGCCTCGCCCGCGTGTACGGCTGCATCGTGGCGGTGTGCCACTCGCTGCGGTACATCCCGGTGTGGAAGAAGGTCAAGGCGATGCTGGACGAGGGGGCGATCGGGCGGCTGATCAGCTTCGACCAGACCGAAGGCGTCGGGCCCGAGCACTTCGCCCACAGCTACGTTCGGGGCAACTGGAACAGCCGCCGCTGCGGGACGTTCATGCTGATGGCCAAGAACTGCCACGACATCGACCAGCTCGCGTGGATGGCCGCCCGCCCGTGCCGGCGCGTCAGCTCGTTCGGCGAGTTGTCGCTGTTCACGCCGGCCAACTGCCCGCCGGGCGCCCCGGCGTACTGCGTGCAGAACTGCCCGCACGAGAAGACGTGCCTGTACTCGGCGATCCGCATCTACGGCCCCAACCCCCTGCCCTACCGCTGGGAGCAGGCCAAAATGCCCGCCGACGGCGCTGCCCGGATGGACCTGCTCAAGACCAGCCCGTACGGCCGCTGCGTGTGGCGCTGCGATAACGAGATGGTCGACCATCAGGTCGTCGCGATGGAATTCGACGGCGGCCTGACCGGCACCTTCACGATGACCGCCTACGCGAAGATGGAGCGGCGGCTGTTCCTGTCGGGCACGGCAGGGACGATCCGCGCCCAGCTCGAGACGGGGCGCATCGAACTGTACAACTTCGCCGCCGACCGCCAGGAGGAGATGGTCGTCTCCCAGGACGGCGCCGAGGACCACAGCGGCGGCGACGCGCAGGTGATCGCGACGCTGGCGGCGGCGGTGGCGGCGGGCGACGCATCGCTGGTGCGATCCTCGACCAGCGAAACGCTGGCGACGCACAAGATCGTCTTCGCGGCCGAGCAGTCGCGCCTCGAAGGCCGCGTGGTGTCGATATAA
- a CDS encoding MBL fold metallo-hydrolase, which produces MRIVALQSGSNGNCVYVEAGGVRLLFDAGISLRQARLRLAGLGLSPEGAAALLISHDHSDHVRSAGVYQRALHVPLHVTAGTLAAASRRMSLGELDDVQHFLPGSTVPVGDVEVRTLATPHDGCEGVAFIVDDGRVRLGIFTDLGHVFAGLGEAVAECDAVLLESNYDEQMLTDGPYPAFLKARIRGAGGHISNAESADLLAAAAGARLQWACLAHLSHENNTPELALQTHRDRLGGKLPIHVATRYGATGIMEI; this is translated from the coding sequence GTGAGGATCGTTGCTCTTCAATCCGGAAGCAATGGCAATTGCGTATACGTCGAGGCCGGCGGTGTACGGCTGCTCTTTGACGCGGGGATCTCGCTGCGCCAGGCGCGGTTGCGGTTGGCGGGGCTGGGGCTTTCGCCCGAGGGCGCCGCGGCGCTGCTGATCTCGCACGACCACAGCGACCACGTCCGCAGCGCCGGCGTCTATCAGCGGGCATTGCATGTGCCGCTGCACGTGACGGCCGGCACGCTGGCGGCGGCATCGCGGCGCATGAGCCTGGGCGAACTGGACGACGTGCAACATTTTCTGCCCGGTTCCACGGTGCCGGTGGGCGACGTCGAGGTGCGCACCCTCGCCACGCCCCATGACGGGTGCGAGGGCGTGGCGTTCATCGTCGATGACGGCCGCGTGCGACTGGGGATCTTCACCGACCTTGGCCACGTCTTCGCCGGTCTGGGCGAGGCCGTCGCCGAGTGCGACGCGGTGCTGCTGGAGAGCAACTACGACGAGCAGATGCTCACCGACGGACCATACCCGGCGTTTCTCAAGGCCCGCATCCGCGGCGCCGGCGGGCACATCTCCAACGCCGAATCGGCGGACCTGCTGGCCGCGGCGGCAGGGGCGCGCCTGCAATGGGCCTGCCTGGCGCACCTCTCGCACGAGAACAACACTCCCGAGTTGGCGTTGCAGACGCATCGCGACCGCCTGGGCGGCAAGCTGCCCATCCACGTGGCGACGCGCTATGGCGCTACGGGGATCATGGAGATCTGA